In Candidatus Acidiferrales bacterium, a genomic segment contains:
- a CDS encoding GNAT family protein: MKIESLKLKGNYIRLEQLSHRHIDGLVAAAAIDPALYKWSPVPQGRDEVTKYVDLAVSWSNTGSAVPFATVRMDDGVVIGSSRFFNLEYWPWPEGHPSYGRSEPDACEIGYTWLSRPAIRTGANTEAKLLMLTHAFEVWHVLRVCLHTDVRNERSRAAIERVGGKFEGVLRSHRMAADYTARDSARYSIIASEWPEVRERLIRLRDRIR, from the coding sequence ATGAAGATAGAAAGTCTTAAGTTGAAAGGTAATTATATTCGTCTGGAGCAGCTCTCGCATCGACACATCGATGGATTGGTTGCTGCTGCAGCTATTGATCCAGCTCTTTACAAATGGAGTCCTGTTCCACAGGGCAGAGACGAAGTCACGAAGTATGTTGACCTCGCAGTATCGTGGAGCAATACAGGAAGTGCGGTTCCGTTTGCAACTGTCCGCATGGATGATGGAGTAGTCATAGGCTCCAGCCGATTCTTCAACCTGGAGTATTGGCCATGGCCGGAAGGCCATCCTTCATATGGACGCAGCGAACCCGATGCTTGCGAGATCGGTTATACATGGCTGTCCCGCCCGGCGATAAGAACGGGCGCAAATACTGAAGCAAAGCTTCTCATGCTGACACACGCCTTCGAAGTGTGGCATGTGCTCCGCGTCTGTCTGCATACGGATGTTCGTAACGAGCGTTCGCGTGCTGCAATCGAGCGCGTCGGCGGGAAATTCGAAGGGGTGCTCCGATCTCACCGTATGGCTGCCGATTACACGGCGAGAGACTCTGCACGCTACTCAATCATCGCGTCAGAGTGGCCGGAAGTGAGGGAACGACTGATCCGCTTGAGGGATCGAATCCGATAA